A part of Kitasatospora acidiphila genomic DNA contains:
- a CDS encoding YqgE/AlgH family protein, with amino-acid sequence MTAAHTHTGRLLVATPVLTDPNFARAVVLLLDHDEQGALGVVLNRPTPVEVSDVLDGWAELTGAPRVVFQGGPVGLDSALAVAVVPGEPGPQDPLGWRRVHGAIGLVDLEAPPQVLAGELGALRVFAGYAGWTPGQLEQEIAEGAWYLVDAEPGDISCPDPEQLWRAVLRRQTGALAMLATYPEDPTLN; translated from the coding sequence ATGACCGCGGCCCACACGCACACCGGCCGGCTGCTCGTGGCGACGCCCGTCCTCACCGACCCGAACTTCGCCCGGGCGGTGGTGCTGCTGCTCGACCACGACGAGCAGGGCGCCCTGGGCGTGGTGCTGAACCGGCCCACCCCGGTGGAGGTCTCCGATGTGCTGGACGGCTGGGCGGAGCTGACCGGCGCGCCCCGGGTGGTTTTCCAGGGCGGCCCGGTCGGGCTGGACTCGGCGCTCGCCGTCGCCGTGGTGCCCGGCGAGCCCGGGCCGCAGGACCCGCTGGGCTGGCGCCGGGTGCACGGGGCGATCGGGCTGGTCGACCTGGAGGCGCCGCCCCAGGTGCTGGCCGGCGAGCTGGGCGCGCTGCGGGTCTTCGCCGGGTACGCCGGGTGGACGCCGGGCCAGCTGGAGCAGGAGATCGCCGAGGGCGCCTGGTACCTGGTGGACGCCGAGCCCGGCGACATCTCCTGCCCCGACCCGGAGCAGCTGTGGCGCGCGGTGCTGCGCCGGCAGACCGGGGCGCTGGCGATGCTCGCCACCTACCCCGAGGATCCGACCCTCAACTGA
- a CDS encoding alpha/beta hydrolase family protein, which produces MNSREILTRPAPPVDHTLRYGPLPEQVVDLRLPPGPGPAPLLVLLHGGFWRPEIDRAHTGPLADALAASGLLVAVPEYRRSGWPDTLDDVAAALDLLAGPLPHPVTGRTVLAGHSAGGQLALWAAARRRLPADSPWHGEALPDAVVVLAGCSSLERCADWHLGDDAVLGLMGGAPARYPERYAVADPAALLPLGVPATLLHGVEDDRVPVAMSRDYAELATAAGDLVELRELPGIDHFQLIDPLTAAWPAVRDTVLAAAHPVPR; this is translated from the coding sequence ATGAACAGTCGAGAGATCCTCACCCGCCCAGCACCGCCGGTCGACCACACCCTGCGCTACGGCCCGCTCCCCGAGCAGGTGGTCGACCTGCGGCTGCCGCCCGGCCCGGGCCCGGCTCCGCTGCTGGTGCTGCTGCACGGCGGCTTCTGGCGGCCGGAGATCGACCGGGCCCACACCGGGCCGCTGGCCGACGCGCTGGCGGCGAGCGGGCTGCTGGTCGCCGTACCGGAGTACCGGCGCTCCGGCTGGCCGGACACCCTGGACGACGTCGCGGCCGCGCTGGACCTGCTCGCCGGGCCGCTGCCGCACCCGGTCACCGGCCGCACGGTGCTGGCCGGCCACTCGGCCGGCGGGCAGCTGGCGCTCTGGGCGGCCGCCCGGCGCCGGCTGCCGGCCGACTCGCCCTGGCACGGCGAGGCGCTGCCGGACGCGGTGGTGGTGCTGGCCGGCTGCAGTTCGCTGGAGCGGTGCGCCGACTGGCACCTGGGTGACGACGCGGTGCTGGGGCTGATGGGCGGCGCCCCGGCCCGCTACCCGGAGCGGTACGCGGTGGCCGACCCGGCGGCGCTGCTGCCGCTCGGGGTGCCGGCGACCCTGCTGCACGGCGTCGAGGACGACCGGGTGCCGGTGGCGATGAGCCGCGACTACGCCGAGCTCGCCACGGCCGCCGGCGACCTGGTGGAGCTGCGCGAGCTGCCCGGCATCGACCACTTCCAGCTGATCGACCCGCTCACGGCGGCCTGGCCCGCCGTCCGGGACACCGTGCTGGCCGCCGCACACCCGGTGCCGCGGTAG
- a CDS encoding tryptophan 2,3-dioxygenase family protein, with product MTTSTPTLTYGSYLRLDRLLTLQHPLADRPGTEEELFIAVHQVHELWFRQLLTELAAARDRMLAGQPREARLLLHRCSEIDRALLATIELLDTMAPAAFLDFRGALGSASGAQSAQFLEVELLSGPAAPERLAGLDWPTRAERSRLQRRLREPNLWDAFLTVLATAGHQVLTADQRRAALVATVRDPAGAELVDLAEALLDHDQGWALWRARHVLVVERQIGRRSGTGGSSGATHLADLARGRFYPELWEFRSRL from the coding sequence ATGACGACCAGCACCCCGACCCTCACCTACGGCTCCTACCTGCGCCTGGACCGGCTGCTGACCCTGCAGCACCCCCTCGCCGACCGGCCGGGCACCGAGGAGGAGCTGTTCATCGCGGTGCACCAGGTGCACGAGCTCTGGTTCCGGCAGCTGCTGACCGAGCTGGCCGCGGCCCGCGACCGGATGCTCGCCGGGCAGCCGCGCGAGGCCCGGCTGCTGCTGCACCGCTGCAGTGAGATCGACCGGGCGCTGCTCGCCACCATCGAGCTGCTGGACACCATGGCCCCGGCGGCCTTCCTGGACTTCCGCGGCGCCCTGGGCAGCGCCAGTGGCGCGCAGTCCGCGCAGTTCCTGGAGGTGGAGCTGCTCTCCGGCCCGGCCGCACCGGAGCGGCTGGCCGGCCTGGACTGGCCGACCCGCGCCGAGCGGAGCAGGCTGCAACGCCGACTGCGCGAGCCGAACCTGTGGGACGCCTTCCTCACCGTGCTGGCGACGGCCGGGCACCAGGTGCTGACGGCCGATCAGCGGCGGGCCGCGCTGGTCGCCACGGTCCGGGACCCGGCCGGCGCGGAGCTGGTCGATCTGGCCGAGGCGCTGCTCGACCACGACCAGGGCTGGGCGCTCTGGCGGGCCCGGCACGTGCTGGTGGTGGAGCGTCAGATCGGCCGGCGCTCCGGCACCGGCGGCAGCTCCGGCGCCACTCACCTCGCCGACCTTGCCCGCGGCCGGTTCTACCCGGAACTGTGGGAGTTCCGCAGTCGGCTCTGA
- a CDS encoding diiron oxygenase has translation MTSGPLDRWYETAGVRTGVRRMFHEGAEQGLVFFPEALVPHLDHPAVLALEPARRRELTVRHLYGFLLATTHLETRVVNRAAERIANGRTGLPLTAGLREDAFKVYCDEGYHALYSLDLADQIAAVSRVPIPERDYGGFVDRMADSARRLLPDRPELAALLQAVVFETLITAVLGEVPNDESVVRPVRDLMRDHARDEGRHHRFFSAFFTELWAGLDPADRRAAALALPDLIQIALGADLGPVVDSLRLAGLDRQAVGAVLAQCYAPGFDTRRIQEIARSTLRLCASVGAFDLPGVREAFAARGLYEVDLAP, from the coding sequence ATGACCAGTGGCCCGCTGGACCGCTGGTACGAGACCGCCGGGGTGCGCACCGGGGTCCGCCGGATGTTCCACGAGGGCGCCGAGCAGGGGCTGGTCTTCTTCCCCGAGGCGCTGGTCCCGCACCTGGACCACCCGGCGGTGCTGGCCCTGGAGCCGGCCCGGCGCCGCGAGCTCACCGTCCGCCACCTGTACGGGTTCCTGCTGGCCACCACCCATCTGGAGACCCGGGTGGTGAACCGGGCCGCCGAGCGGATCGCCAACGGGCGGACCGGCCTGCCGCTGACCGCCGGGCTGCGCGAGGACGCCTTCAAGGTCTACTGCGACGAGGGCTACCACGCGCTCTACAGCCTGGACCTGGCCGACCAGATCGCCGCCGTCAGCAGGGTGCCGATCCCGGAGCGCGACTACGGCGGCTTCGTCGACCGGATGGCCGACTCGGCCCGCCGGCTGCTGCCCGACCGGCCCGAGCTGGCCGCCCTGCTGCAGGCCGTGGTGTTCGAGACCCTGATCACCGCGGTGCTGGGCGAGGTGCCGAACGACGAGAGCGTGGTGCGCCCGGTCCGCGACCTGATGCGCGATCACGCCCGCGACGAGGGCCGCCACCACCGGTTCTTCTCGGCCTTCTTCACCGAGCTGTGGGCCGGTCTCGACCCGGCGGACCGCCGCGCCGCCGCCCTCGCCCTGCCCGACCTGATCCAGATCGCCCTCGGCGCCGACCTCGGCCCGGTGGTGGACTCGCTGCGGCTGGCCGGCCTGGACCGGCAGGCCGTCGGGGCGGTGCTGGCCCAGTGCTACGCGCCGGGCTTCGACACCCGGCGGATCCAGGAGATCGCCCGGTCGACGCTGCGCCTGTGCGCCTCGGTCGGGGCATTCGACCTGCCCGGCGTCCGGGAGGCCTTCGCCGCCCGCGGGCTCTACGAAGTGGACCTCGCGCCATGA
- a CDS encoding SDR family NAD(P)-dependent oxidoreductase: MPTRNVLITGGSAGIGRACVERFAQAGDNVWFTYRLGADRATVLAEKLNAEGPGTVRAFAFDQGDWADHQRLLDELPGPVCVLVNNAAVGSATVARYAGPSQHERDEAMLRINALGPLWLTRKLLPQLIEQGCGKIVNVSSVGGGVSQFPGFRLADGMSKAALGHFTRQLAAELAHEPVEVFAICPGAVETGMFEASTLNALDPVEQAELVHRLPRGRLIDPAEVAELIFWLAGPDSTLLHGAVIDASMGLGVHPGLLTGQAH, from the coding sequence ATGCCGACACGCAACGTACTCATCACCGGGGGTTCGGCAGGGATCGGCCGGGCCTGCGTCGAGCGGTTCGCACAGGCCGGCGACAACGTCTGGTTCACCTACCGGCTGGGGGCCGACCGCGCCACCGTCCTGGCCGAGAAGCTCAACGCGGAGGGGCCCGGCACCGTCCGGGCCTTCGCCTTCGACCAGGGCGACTGGGCCGACCACCAGCGGCTGCTCGACGAGCTGCCCGGCCCGGTCTGCGTGCTGGTCAACAACGCCGCGGTCGGCTCGGCCACGGTCGCCCGGTACGCCGGCCCGAGCCAGCACGAACGGGACGAGGCGATGCTGCGGATCAACGCGCTCGGCCCGCTCTGGCTGACCCGCAAACTGCTGCCGCAGCTGATCGAGCAGGGCTGCGGCAAGATCGTCAACGTCTCCAGCGTCGGCGGCGGGGTGTCCCAGTTCCCCGGCTTCCGACTGGCCGACGGCATGAGCAAGGCCGCCCTCGGCCACTTCACCCGGCAGCTCGCGGCCGAGCTCGCCCATGAGCCGGTGGAGGTCTTCGCGATCTGCCCGGGCGCCGTGGAGACCGGCATGTTCGAGGCCAGCACGCTCAACGCACTGGACCCGGTCGAGCAGGCCGAGCTGGTGCACCGGCTGCCCCGCGGGCGGCTGATCGACCCGGCCGAGGTGGCCGAGCTGATCTTCTGGCTGGCCGGCCCGGACTCCACCCTGCTGCACGGCGCCGTGATCGACGCCTCGATGGGCCTGGGCGTGCACCCCGGCCTGCTCACCGGCCAGGCGCACTGA
- a CDS encoding DUF3039 domain-containing protein → MSTLEPERGLGTGTLVEPVPQVSHGDGDHERFAHYVQKDKIMESALSGSPVVALCGKVWVPGRDPKKYPVCPMCKEIYDGIGAGGDKGGDNKGK, encoded by the coding sequence ATGAGCACTCTTGAGCCCGAGCGCGGCCTCGGTACCGGCACCCTGGTCGAGCCCGTCCCGCAGGTGTCCCACGGCGACGGTGACCACGAGCGCTTCGCGCACTACGTCCAGAAGGACAAGATCATGGAGAGCGCGCTCTCCGGTTCCCCGGTGGTCGCGCTCTGCGGCAAGGTCTGGGTGCCCGGGCGCGACCCGAAGAAGTACCCGGTCTGCCCGATGTGCAAGGAGATCTACGACGGCATCGGCGCCGGCGGCGACAAGGGCGGCGACAACAAGGGCAAGTAG
- a CDS encoding xanthine dehydrogenase family protein molybdopterin-binding subunit has protein sequence MTDQLDRPAESAPAPAPAHGLGSSPLRTDALPKALGIYPYAADLWAEGLLWGAVLRSPHPHARIVAIDTSAALAIPGVHAVVTAADLPAQPTEADRPVLAAEVVRHHGEPVAAVAADHPDTARLAAASILVEYQLLEPLTDPEQAFNGPALHPNGNLLRHLPLRHGDQELVGEVVVEGLYQVGRQDPAPIGTEAGLAVPRPDGGVELHLSSTDPHGDRDRVAARLGLEPDRVRLVVTGVPGASADREELSFQVTLALLALRSGRPVKMVLTREESFQAHSGRHPALLRYRHHADAQGTLVKVEAQILLDGGAYADVSAEVLGAATAFAAGPYVCPNVSVDAWAVRTNNPPAGRMRGEGALQSCFAHESQMDLLAARLGLDPLEIRRRNAMTTGDSLPTGQAVTCPAPVGPLLEALDEVPLPALPLDDPDTAWLLPGGPGGAGDPAAVRRGIGYAVGMVHMLGAEGADEVSTATVRVSGDHATVICAAVDAGQGFATLARQIVQSVLGVSEVYVAPVDSDQTIAGPSARGRHTWVSGGAVEKAALMVRHQLLQPIAADFGMSVELLSIAEGKITSYDGVLGMPVGEALEGKELWATAQCRPHPTEPLDEAGQGDAFVSIAFCAMRAVVDVDIELGAVRVVDVTVAQDVGRALNPGQIEDRIEAAVAHGVGAALLEDLRTTAGVPHDLSLTGYRLPTSLDTPEVRIAKLVEERDVVATFGAKAVSAVPAVVAPAAVAAAVRAATNLPVGRLPILAQDAVVG, from the coding sequence ATGACCGACCAGCTCGACCGCCCGGCCGAGAGCGCCCCGGCGCCGGCCCCGGCCCACGGCCTGGGCAGCTCGCCGCTGCGCACCGACGCGCTGCCCAAGGCGCTCGGCATCTACCCGTACGCCGCCGACCTCTGGGCGGAGGGGCTGCTCTGGGGCGCGGTGCTGCGCTCGCCGCACCCGCACGCCCGGATCGTCGCCATCGACACCTCGGCGGCGCTGGCGATCCCCGGGGTGCACGCCGTGGTGACCGCCGCCGACCTGCCCGCACAGCCGACGGAGGCCGACCGCCCGGTGCTGGCCGCCGAGGTGGTCCGCCACCACGGCGAGCCGGTGGCCGCGGTGGCCGCCGACCACCCGGACACCGCGCGGCTGGCCGCCGCCTCGATCCTGGTCGAGTACCAGCTCCTGGAGCCGCTGACCGACCCGGAGCAGGCCTTCAACGGCCCGGCCCTGCACCCGAACGGCAACCTGCTGCGCCACCTGCCGCTGCGCCACGGCGACCAGGAGCTGGTCGGCGAGGTGGTGGTCGAGGGGCTCTACCAGGTGGGGCGCCAGGACCCGGCGCCGATCGGCACCGAGGCGGGCCTGGCGGTGCCGCGCCCGGACGGCGGGGTGGAGCTGCACCTGTCCTCCACCGACCCGCACGGCGACCGGGACCGGGTGGCGGCCCGGCTCGGCCTGGAGCCGGACCGGGTGCGGCTGGTGGTCACCGGCGTGCCCGGCGCCAGCGCGGACCGCGAGGAGCTCTCCTTCCAGGTGACCCTGGCGCTGCTGGCGCTGCGCTCCGGCCGGCCGGTGAAGATGGTGCTGACCCGCGAGGAGTCGTTCCAGGCGCACAGCGGCCGGCACCCGGCGCTGCTGCGCTACCGCCACCACGCCGACGCCCAGGGCACCTTGGTCAAGGTGGAGGCGCAGATCCTGCTGGACGGCGGGGCCTACGCGGACGTCTCGGCGGAGGTGCTGGGCGCCGCCACCGCGTTCGCGGCCGGACCGTACGTCTGCCCGAACGTCTCGGTGGACGCCTGGGCGGTGCGCACCAACAACCCGCCGGCCGGCCGGATGCGCGGCGAGGGCGCGCTGCAGTCCTGCTTCGCGCACGAGTCGCAGATGGACCTGCTGGCCGCTCGGCTCGGCCTGGACCCGCTGGAGATCCGCCGCCGCAACGCGATGACCACCGGCGACTCGCTGCCCACCGGACAGGCCGTCACCTGCCCGGCCCCGGTCGGCCCGCTGCTGGAGGCGCTCGACGAGGTGCCGCTGCCGGCGCTGCCGCTGGACGACCCGGACACCGCCTGGCTGCTGCCCGGCGGCCCGGGCGGAGCCGGCGACCCGGCGGCGGTGCGGCGCGGCATCGGCTATGCGGTCGGCATGGTGCACATGCTGGGCGCGGAGGGCGCGGACGAGGTCTCCACCGCCACCGTGCGGGTCAGCGGGGACCACGCCACGGTGATCTGCGCGGCGGTCGACGCCGGGCAGGGCTTCGCCACGCTGGCGCGGCAGATCGTGCAGTCGGTGCTCGGGGTGAGCGAGGTCTACGTCGCGCCGGTGGACAGCGACCAGACGATCGCCGGCCCGTCCGCCCGCGGCCGGCACACCTGGGTCTCCGGCGGGGCGGTGGAGAAGGCCGCGCTGATGGTCCGCCACCAGTTGCTGCAGCCGATCGCCGCCGACTTCGGCATGTCGGTGGAGCTGCTGTCGATCGCCGAGGGCAAGATCACCTCCTATGACGGGGTGCTCGGCATGCCGGTCGGCGAGGCGCTGGAGGGCAAGGAGCTGTGGGCCACCGCGCAGTGCCGCCCGCACCCGACCGAGCCGCTGGACGAGGCCGGCCAGGGTGACGCCTTCGTTTCGATCGCCTTCTGCGCGATGCGCGCCGTGGTGGACGTGGACATCGAACTGGGCGCCGTCCGGGTGGTCGACGTGACGGTGGCCCAGGACGTCGGTCGGGCCCTGAACCCGGGCCAGATCGAGGACCGGATCGAGGCGGCGGTGGCCCACGGGGTCGGCGCGGCCCTGCTGGAGGACCTGCGCACCACCGCCGGCGTCCCGCACGACCTCTCGCTCACCGGCTACCGGCTGCCCACCTCGCTGGACACCCCCGAGGTGCGGATCGCCAAGCTGGTGGAGGAGCGCGACGTGGTCGCCACCTTCGGTGCCAAGGCGGTCAGCGCCGTCCCCGCCGTGGTGGCCCCCGCCGCCGTCGCCGCCGCGGTCCGCGCCGCCACCAACCTCCCGGTCGGCCGCCTCCCGATCCTTGCGCAGGACGCGGTGGTGGGCTGA
- a CDS encoding MFS transporter, whose translation MTATDSALLGQLAPPDQGGVLSARYRALTLGIVSVVLLLAFEATAVNTAMPVAARQLHGVGLYAFAFSGYFTSTLFAMVLSGEWCDRRGPVLPLFAGIGVFAGGLVVAGAAADMWLFVSGRAIQGLGGGLVIVALYVVAGRAFPERLRPAVFAAFSAAWVLPSIIGPVVSGAVTQHLGWRWVFLAVPMLVVLPLAVMGPALRRAEREQEPLPGGALNRRRIGLAAMAALGAGLLQWAGERRDLVALLPALVGLALLVPAVLRLLPAGTLRAGRGLPTLILLRGVASGAFFAAEAFIPLMMVTQRHLSPTMAGLTLTSGGLSWSLGSWLQGRPGADRHRELLIRLGFLFTSVAVAGAALVLLPAMPTWTAAVAWAFGGLGMGLLIASISVLMLKLSPPEAAGANSASLQVSDSLGTVLLVGLAGVLFAAGGGGAVTAATAGASVPGAAFGMIFVVMAAVSLGGAALAGRVRPRD comes from the coding sequence ATGACCGCAACCGACTCCGCTCTGCTCGGCCAGCTCGCCCCGCCTGACCAGGGCGGAGTGCTGAGCGCGCGGTACCGCGCGCTGACGTTGGGGATCGTCTCGGTGGTGCTGCTGCTCGCCTTCGAGGCGACCGCGGTGAACACCGCGATGCCGGTGGCGGCCCGTCAGCTGCACGGGGTGGGGCTCTACGCGTTCGCGTTCTCCGGCTACTTCACCAGCACCCTGTTCGCCATGGTGCTGTCCGGCGAGTGGTGCGACCGGCGCGGGCCGGTGCTGCCGCTGTTCGCCGGGATCGGGGTCTTCGCCGGCGGGCTGGTGGTGGCCGGCGCGGCGGCCGACATGTGGCTGTTCGTCAGCGGACGGGCGATCCAGGGCCTCGGTGGCGGCCTGGTGATCGTGGCGCTCTACGTGGTGGCCGGGCGGGCCTTTCCGGAACGGCTGCGGCCGGCCGTCTTCGCCGCGTTCTCGGCGGCCTGGGTGCTGCCCTCGATCATCGGCCCCGTGGTCTCCGGGGCCGTCACCCAGCACCTGGGCTGGCGCTGGGTGTTCCTGGCCGTGCCGATGCTGGTGGTGCTGCCGCTCGCGGTGATGGGGCCGGCGCTGCGGCGGGCCGAGCGGGAGCAGGAGCCTCTGCCGGGCGGCGCGCTGAACCGGCGGCGGATCGGGCTCGCCGCGATGGCCGCGCTCGGCGCCGGGCTGCTGCAGTGGGCGGGCGAGCGCCGGGACCTGGTGGCACTGCTGCCCGCGCTGGTCGGGCTGGCGCTGCTGGTGCCCGCGGTGCTGCGGCTGCTGCCGGCCGGCACCCTGCGGGCCGGGCGCGGGCTGCCCACGCTGATCCTGCTGCGCGGGGTGGCGTCCGGTGCGTTCTTCGCCGCCGAGGCGTTCATCCCGCTGATGATGGTGACGCAGCGTCATCTGTCGCCGACCATGGCCGGCCTCACCCTGACCAGTGGCGGGCTCTCCTGGTCGCTCGGCTCCTGGCTGCAGGGCCGGCCCGGCGCCGACCGCCACCGCGAGCTGCTGATCCGGCTCGGCTTCCTGTTCACCAGCGTCGCCGTCGCGGGCGCCGCCCTGGTGCTGCTGCCCGCCATGCCGACCTGGACGGCGGCGGTGGCCTGGGCCTTCGGCGGGCTCGGGATGGGCCTGCTGATCGCCAGCATCAGCGTGCTGATGCTGAAGCTCTCGCCGCCCGAGGCGGCCGGGGCCAATTCGGCGTCGCTGCAGGTGTCGGACTCGCTGGGCACGGTGCTGCTGGTCGGCCTGGCCGGGGTGCTGTTCGCGGCGGGCGGCGGCGGTGCGGTCACGGCGGCCACCGCGGGCGCGAGCGTGCCCGGGGCGGCGTTCGGCATGATCTTCGTGGTGATGGCCGCGGTCTCGCTGGGTGGCGCGGCACTGGCCGGCCGGGTGCGGCCGCGCGACTGA
- a CDS encoding polysaccharide deacetylase family protein, with amino-acid sequence MDALSRRSLLAAGAATAAATVAAGCARPAAAGHQAAPAGAAAAGRSSSPATPSTPAKPPAVMIGDGSTSDTGPQPNQPVPEPLELGQRPPQFVVFSWDGAGELDNKLFSRFRTLANQHNASMTFFLSGIYTLPEGKKELYRPPQHRIGASDIGYLADDHIHATLTQVGAAWLDGHEIGTHFNGHFCGGNGVGRWSSAEWESEIQQAMDFVMKWRTNTGFSDLPALPFDYRKELIGGRTPCLEGQRALLPTAAARGWKYDASGPGGLQVWPQKFQGGALWDMPLQSIPFPGHSFQVLSMDYNIMYNQSGDDPKGNPVMQDAWQKQARDAYLMGFERAYTTNRAPMYIGNHFEQWNGGIYMNAVEEVLRTIAGKPEVRLVSFRQLVQWLEAQDPGVLRKLQALGVGESPAGGWSSYLGKAG; translated from the coding sequence ATGGACGCCCTGTCCCGCCGTTCCCTGCTCGCGGCCGGCGCCGCCACCGCCGCCGCCACGGTGGCCGCCGGCTGCGCCCGACCCGCCGCCGCCGGCCACCAGGCGGCTCCGGCCGGGGCTGCGGCGGCGGGACGATCGTCCTCGCCGGCGACCCCCAGCACCCCGGCCAAGCCGCCCGCCGTGATGATCGGCGACGGCTCCACCTCCGACACCGGCCCGCAGCCCAACCAGCCCGTCCCGGAACCCCTGGAGCTGGGCCAGCGCCCGCCGCAGTTCGTGGTGTTCTCCTGGGACGGCGCGGGCGAGCTGGACAACAAGCTCTTCTCCCGGTTCCGCACCCTGGCCAACCAGCACAACGCCTCGATGACGTTCTTCCTGAGCGGCATCTACACGCTGCCCGAGGGCAAGAAGGAGCTCTACCGCCCGCCCCAGCACCGGATCGGCGCCTCCGACATCGGCTACCTGGCCGACGACCACATCCACGCCACGCTGACCCAGGTCGGCGCGGCCTGGCTGGACGGCCACGAGATCGGCACCCACTTCAACGGCCACTTCTGCGGCGGCAACGGGGTCGGCCGCTGGTCGTCCGCCGAGTGGGAGAGCGAGATCCAGCAGGCCATGGACTTCGTCATGAAGTGGAGGACCAACACCGGCTTCAGCGATCTGCCCGCGCTGCCCTTCGACTACCGCAAGGAGCTGATCGGCGGCCGCACCCCCTGCCTGGAGGGCCAGCGCGCCCTGCTGCCGACCGCGGCCGCCCGCGGCTGGAAGTACGACGCCAGCGGCCCGGGCGGGCTGCAGGTGTGGCCGCAGAAGTTCCAGGGCGGCGCGCTCTGGGACATGCCGCTGCAGTCCATCCCGTTCCCCGGGCACTCCTTCCAGGTCCTGTCGATGGACTACAACATCATGTACAACCAGTCGGGCGACGACCCCAAGGGCAATCCGGTGATGCAGGACGCCTGGCAGAAGCAGGCCCGGGACGCCTACCTGATGGGATTCGAACGCGCCTACACCACCAACCGCGCGCCGATGTACATCGGCAACCACTTCGAGCAGTGGAACGGCGGCATCTACATGAACGCGGTGGAGGAGGTGCTGCGGACCATCGCCGGCAAGCCCGAGGTGCGGCTGGTCTCGTTCCGCCAGCTGGTGCAGTGGCTGGAGGCGCAGGACCCGGGGGTGCTGCGCAAGCTGCAGGCGCTCGGGGTCGGCGAGAGCCCGGCCGGCGGCTGGTCGAGCTACCTCGGCAAGGCTGGCTGA